The following are encoded together in the Pseudomonas sp. IB20 genome:
- the hemB gene encoding porphobilinogen synthase, producing the protein MTSQFPQARPRRLRRSPELRGLFQETEFTLNDLVLPIFVEEEIDDFVPITSMPGVQRIPEKKLAGEIERYARAGIKSVMTFGVSHHLDANGSDTWKERGLVSRMSSIIKDAVPEMIVMSDTCFCEYTDHGHCGVMHGAHVDNDATLVNLGKQAVAAARAGADVIAPSAAMDGQVQAIRRALDDAGFTHIPIMAYSTKFASALYGPFREAGGSALKGDRKSYQMNPMNRREAVRESLLDEQEGADALMVKPAGAYLDIIRDIREASRLPVAAYQVSGEYAMIKFGAQAGAIDEARVVRETLGSIKRAGADLIFTYFAMDLALAGI; encoded by the coding sequence ATGACCAGCCAGTTCCCCCAAGCCCGTCCACGCCGCCTGCGCCGCTCCCCGGAGTTGCGTGGTCTGTTCCAGGAAACCGAATTCACCCTCAACGACCTGGTGCTGCCGATCTTCGTCGAAGAAGAAATCGACGACTTCGTCCCCATCACCAGCATGCCGGGTGTGCAGCGTATTCCTGAAAAGAAACTAGCCGGTGAGATCGAGCGTTATGCCCGCGCCGGGATCAAGTCAGTCATGACCTTCGGCGTGTCCCACCACCTGGACGCCAACGGCAGCGACACCTGGAAAGAACGCGGCCTGGTCTCGCGCATGTCCTCAATCATCAAGGACGCCGTGCCGGAAATGATCGTGATGTCTGACACCTGCTTCTGCGAATACACCGACCACGGCCACTGCGGCGTGATGCACGGCGCCCATGTCGACAATGACGCGACCCTGGTCAACCTCGGCAAACAAGCCGTGGCCGCCGCCCGCGCCGGTGCTGACGTCATCGCGCCTTCCGCCGCCATGGACGGCCAAGTCCAAGCGATCCGTCGCGCCCTGGACGATGCCGGCTTCACGCATATTCCGATCATGGCCTACTCCACCAAATTCGCCTCAGCCCTCTACGGCCCGTTCCGCGAAGCAGGCGGCAGCGCGCTCAAAGGCGACCGTAAAAGCTACCAGATGAACCCCATGAACCGCCGCGAAGCCGTGCGCGAATCGCTGCTCGATGAGCAGGAAGGCGCGGATGCGCTGATGGTCAAGCCAGCCGGTGCCTACCTCGACATCATCCGCGACATCCGCGAAGCCTCGCGCTTGCCGGTGGCGGCGTATCAGGTCAGTGGTGAATACGCGATGATCAAATTCGGTGCCCAGGCGGGCGCGATTGATGAGGCGCGCGTGGTGCGGGAGACGTTGGGGTCGATCAAACGCGCGGGGGCGGATTTGATTTTCACGTACTTTGCGATGGATTTGGCGTTGGCGGGGATTTGA
- a CDS encoding LysE family translocator: MLSVNFFVTCLIVVLIPGTGVIFTVSTGLTAGKRASVFAALGCTAGILPHLLASVLGLSALLHTSALAFEVLKYAGVAYLLYLAYATWRDRSAFAMNDAPTVATARSLMLRGLLLNILNPKLTIFFLAFLPQFVTLGSTAPAVQMLVLSGVFMAMTFAVFVIYGLLANGFRRAVIESPRVQNWLRCSFAAAFAGLGLNLAFARGLNLAFAQR; the protein is encoded by the coding sequence ATGCTCAGTGTGAACTTCTTCGTTACCTGCCTGATCGTCGTGCTGATCCCCGGCACCGGTGTGATCTTTACCGTGTCCACCGGCCTCACCGCCGGCAAGCGCGCCAGCGTGTTCGCAGCGTTGGGCTGTACCGCGGGCATCCTCCCCCACTTGCTGGCGTCCGTGCTCGGCCTTTCCGCGCTGCTGCACACCAGCGCGCTGGCGTTTGAAGTACTCAAATATGCGGGCGTCGCCTACCTGCTCTACCTGGCCTACGCCACCTGGCGTGATCGCTCGGCCTTCGCCATGAATGACGCACCGACGGTAGCCACAGCGCGCAGCCTGATGCTCCGGGGTTTGCTGCTGAACATCCTCAACCCCAAACTGACGATTTTCTTCCTGGCCTTTCTGCCCCAATTCGTCACCCTCGGCAGCACCGCGCCCGCCGTGCAAATGCTGGTACTGAGCGGCGTATTCATGGCGATGACGTTTGCGGTTTTCGTGATCTATGGCCTGCTGGCCAATGGCTTCCGCCGTGCCGTGATCGAATCGCCTCGAGTGCAGAACTGGCTGCGCTGCAGTTTTGCGGCAGCCTTTGCAGGACTGGGGTTGAATTTGGCGTTTGCGCGCGGGTTGAATTTGGCGTTTGCGCAGCGCTGA
- a CDS encoding CoA transferase subunit B gives MALTREQMAQRVAREMQDGFYVNLGIGIPTLVANYIPEGMEVMLQSENGLLGMGPFPTEDTIDADMINAGKQTVTARIGASIFSSAESFAMIRGGHVDLTVLGAFEVDVHGNIASWMIPGKLVKGMGGAMDLVAGAENIIVIMTHASKDGESKLLSQCSLPLTGAKCIKRVLTDLAYLEIENGAFVLKERAPGVSVEEIVSKTAGKLIVPDHVPEMHFQ, from the coding sequence ATGGCTCTTACCCGCGAACAAATGGCTCAACGCGTCGCCCGCGAAATGCAGGACGGTTTCTACGTCAACCTGGGCATCGGCATTCCAACCCTGGTGGCCAACTACATTCCCGAAGGCATGGAAGTGATGCTGCAATCGGAAAACGGCCTGCTCGGCATGGGCCCGTTTCCGACTGAAGACACCATCGATGCCGACATGATCAACGCCGGCAAGCAGACCGTGACTGCGCGCATTGGCGCCTCGATCTTTTCCTCCGCCGAGTCTTTCGCGATGATTCGCGGCGGCCACGTTGACCTCACGGTGCTCGGCGCGTTTGAGGTGGACGTACACGGCAACATCGCCTCGTGGATGATCCCTGGCAAATTGGTCAAAGGCATGGGCGGCGCCATGGACCTGGTGGCCGGTGCAGAAAACATCATAGTGATCATGACCCACGCGTCCAAGGACGGTGAGTCCAAGTTGCTCAGCCAATGCAGCCTGCCGCTGACCGGCGCCAAGTGCATCAAGCGTGTATTGACGGACCTGGCTTACCTTGAAATCGAAAATGGCGCTTTTGTCCTCAAGGAACGCGCACCTGGCGTCAGCGTTGAAGAGATTGTGAGCAAGACCGCCGGTAAACTGATCGTCCCGGACCACGTTCCAGAAATGCACTTCCAGTGA
- a CDS encoding acetyl-CoA C-acetyltransferase yields the protein MQDVVIVAATRTAVGSFQGSLANIPAPQLGAAVIRRLLEQTGLDPAQVDEVILGQVLTAGSGQNPARQASILAGLPHAVPALTLNKVCGSGLKALHLGAQAIRCGDAEVIIAGGMENMSLAPYVLPAARTGLRMGHAKMIDSMITDGLWDAFNDYHMGITAENLVDKYGISREAQDTFAAASQQKATAAIEAGRFVDEITPILIPQRKGDPVAFAVDEQPRAGTTAESLAKLKPAFKKDGSVTAGNASSLNDGAAAVLLMSADKAKALGLPVLARIASYANAGVDPAIMGIGPVSATRRCLDKAGWNLGDLDLIEANEAFAAQSLAVGKELEWDADKVNVNGGAIAIGHPIGASGCRVLVTLLHEMIKRDAKKGLATLCIGGGQGVALALERS from the coding sequence ATGCAAGACGTCGTGATTGTTGCTGCCACCCGCACCGCCGTGGGCAGCTTCCAGGGTTCGTTGGCGAACATTCCGGCACCGCAATTGGGCGCCGCCGTAATCCGTCGCCTGCTGGAGCAAACCGGCCTGGACCCGGCACAGGTGGATGAAGTCATCCTCGGCCAGGTACTCACCGCTGGCAGCGGCCAGAACCCTGCACGCCAGGCATCGATTCTCGCCGGCCTGCCCCACGCCGTGCCGGCCTTGACCCTCAACAAAGTTTGCGGCTCGGGCCTCAAGGCCCTGCACCTGGGCGCCCAAGCGATCCGTTGCGGCGACGCTGAGGTGATCATCGCTGGCGGCATGGAGAACATGAGCCTGGCGCCGTACGTATTGCCCGCCGCGCGCACCGGTTTGCGCATGGGCCACGCCAAAATGATCGACAGTATGATCACCGACGGCCTGTGGGATGCGTTCAACGACTACCACATGGGCATCACCGCCGAGAACCTGGTGGACAAGTACGGCATCAGCCGTGAAGCCCAGGACACTTTCGCCGCCGCCTCCCAGCAGAAAGCCACTGCGGCGATTGAAGCCGGCCGGTTTGTTGATGAAATTACCCCGATCCTGATCCCTCAGCGCAAGGGCGACCCAGTGGCCTTCGCCGTGGATGAACAACCGCGCGCCGGCACCACCGCCGAGTCCCTGGCCAAGCTCAAACCTGCATTCAAGAAAGACGGCAGCGTCACCGCCGGCAACGCTTCCAGCCTCAACGACGGCGCCGCCGCAGTGTTGCTGATGAGCGCCGACAAGGCCAAGGCCCTCGGCCTGCCTGTTCTGGCGCGTATCGCCAGCTACGCCAATGCCGGCGTCGACCCAGCGATCATGGGCATTGGCCCGGTGTCGGCCACCCGCCGCTGCCTGGACAAAGCCGGCTGGAACCTGGGTGACCTGGACCTGATCGAAGCCAACGAAGCCTTTGCCGCGCAATCGCTGGCGGTGGGCAAAGAACTGGAATGGGACGCCGACAAAGTCAACGTCAACGGCGGTGCCATCGCCATCGGCCACCCTATCGGCGCGTCAGGTTGCCGCGTGTTGGTGACCCTGCTGCATGAAATGATCAAGCGCGATGCCAAGAAAGGCCTGGCGACACTGTGCATCGGTGGCGGCCAGGGTGTAGCCCTCGCCCTCGAACGCAGCTGA
- a CDS encoding permease, whose product MPNLISTQPNRGWSFWWKPALFLLVACIGLYYVKWSPYYLKAFVAADNHSIGASILNDQQTAPLTAALAYAQVYFLAIWKAAVLAVILGSLLQVLIPRDWLLRLFGRAGLGSTLRGGLFALPGMMCSCCAAPVAAGMRRQHVSVGAALAFWIANPVLNPATLVFMGFVLGWGFTALRLVAGIVLVVGVSLVAQRIARPDQVPEAALDAVADASLSESQPFLSRWLRTLWQLFWSTIPVYILAVLVLGAARVWLFPHVDGAMANSLMWLVPLAIVGTLFVIPTAAEIPIVQTMMTLGMGTGPAVALLMTLPSVSLPSLLMLRKDFDARVLVTVAGLTMLVGVVCGLIGAVIL is encoded by the coding sequence ATGCCCAACCTCATCTCTACCCAGCCCAACCGGGGCTGGTCGTTCTGGTGGAAACCAGCGCTGTTCCTGCTGGTGGCCTGCATCGGCCTCTACTACGTGAAGTGGTCGCCCTATTACCTCAAGGCGTTCGTGGCAGCGGATAACCACAGCATCGGCGCCTCGATTCTCAATGATCAGCAAACCGCCCCCCTGACGGCCGCGCTGGCCTATGCCCAAGTGTATTTCCTAGCCATCTGGAAGGCCGCCGTGCTGGCGGTGATTCTGGGTTCGCTGCTGCAAGTGTTGATCCCCCGCGACTGGCTGCTGCGCCTGTTTGGCCGCGCCGGCCTGGGTTCGACCCTGCGCGGCGGGCTGTTCGCCTTGCCGGGCATGATGTGCAGTTGCTGCGCAGCACCGGTGGCGGCGGGCATGCGCCGTCAGCACGTATCGGTAGGCGCCGCACTGGCGTTCTGGATCGCCAACCCGGTCTTGAACCCGGCGACGCTGGTGTTCATGGGCTTTGTGTTGGGCTGGGGCTTTACCGCGTTGCGGTTGGTTGCGGGGATTGTACTGGTGGTCGGCGTGTCCCTGGTGGCACAGCGGATTGCCCGACCCGATCAGGTGCCCGAAGCCGCTTTAGACGCGGTAGCCGACGCTAGCCTGAGCGAATCGCAACCGTTCCTGAGCCGTTGGTTGCGTACCCTGTGGCAGTTGTTCTGGAGCACGATCCCGGTCTATATCCTCGCCGTGCTGGTGTTGGGTGCCGCGCGGGTCTGGCTGTTCCCCCATGTCGACGGGGCCATGGCCAACAGCCTGATGTGGTTGGTACCGCTGGCCATCGTCGGCACACTGTTCGTGATTCCTACAGCAGCTGAGATCCCTATCGTACAAACCATGATGACTCTGGGCATGGGCACCGGCCCGGCCGTGGCCTTGCTGATGACCCTGCCCAGCGTGAGCCTGCCGTCACTGTTGATGCTGCGCAAGGATTTCGATGCGCGGGTGCTGGTGACGGTGGCCGGGCTGACCATGCTGGTGGGTGTGGTGTGTGGGTTGATTGGGGCGGTGATTCTTTAG
- a CDS encoding glutathione S-transferase N-terminal domain-containing protein, giving the protein MNALAAFPINSKWPAQHPERLQLYSLATPNGVKVSIMLEELGLPYEAHKVSFETQDQFSPEFLSLNPNNKIPAIIDPNGPSGQPLALFESGAILIYLAEKTSQLLSEDPATRYETLQWLMFQMAGIGPMFGQVGFFNKFAGKAYEDKRPRDRYVAESRRLLDVLEKRLLGRTWIMGDEYSIADIATFPWIRNLIGFYESGDLVGIADFPNVLRALDGFVARPAVIRGLNIPA; this is encoded by the coding sequence ATGAACGCACTCGCCGCTTTTCCGATTAATAGCAAATGGCCTGCCCAGCATCCGGAACGTTTGCAGTTGTATTCGTTGGCTACGCCCAACGGCGTCAAAGTATCCATCATGCTTGAAGAACTGGGCTTGCCTTATGAAGCGCACAAGGTCAGTTTCGAGACTCAGGACCAGTTTTCGCCTGAGTTCTTGTCGCTGAACCCCAACAACAAAATCCCCGCGATCATCGACCCCAATGGCCCGAGCGGTCAGCCATTGGCGCTGTTCGAGTCAGGCGCGATCCTGATCTACCTGGCGGAGAAAACCAGCCAATTGCTCTCCGAAGACCCGGCCACCCGTTACGAAACCCTCCAATGGCTGATGTTCCAGATGGCCGGTATCGGGCCGATGTTCGGCCAAGTGGGGTTCTTCAACAAATTTGCCGGCAAGGCCTACGAAGATAAACGCCCGCGTGATCGCTACGTGGCCGAGTCCCGGCGCTTGCTGGATGTGTTGGAAAAACGCCTGCTGGGCCGCACCTGGATCATGGGCGACGAGTACAGCATCGCCGACATCGCTACCTTTCCATGGATTCGCAACCTGATCGGCTTCTACGAATCCGGCGACCTGGTAGGCATTGCCGATTTCCCGAACGTACTGCGCGCGTTGGACGGCTTTGTCGCACGTCCGGCGGTGATCCGTGGCCTGAACATACCTGCCTGA
- a CDS encoding PhzF family phenazine biosynthesis protein produces the protein MPTFDFKQLDVFSSVSLKGNPLAVVLGADSLTDQQMAGFANWTNLSETTFLLTPRDPRADYRVRIFTTLKELPFAGHPTLGSCHAWLQAGGVPKGEEIIQECEIGLVRIRREGDELAFIAPPLLRSGAVEAPLLERVRLGLGLAPDAIVRSQWVDNGADWLAVMLADREQVLALQPDYSQLHGLAIGVIAPCDPARDAVGTHFEVRAFIAGDSAQEDPATGSLNAGIAQWLLGEGLAPSRYVVSQGTAIGRAGRIRVDRQGDEIWIGGAVSVCIEGRVQL, from the coding sequence ATGCCGACTTTCGATTTTAAGCAACTGGATGTATTCAGCAGCGTTTCGCTCAAGGGCAACCCACTGGCGGTGGTGTTGGGGGCTGACAGCCTCACCGACCAGCAAATGGCCGGTTTCGCCAACTGGACCAACCTCAGCGAAACCACGTTTTTGCTGACACCGCGCGACCCACGAGCTGACTACCGGGTGAGAATTTTCACCACGCTCAAAGAGCTGCCATTCGCCGGCCACCCGACGCTGGGCAGTTGCCATGCCTGGCTGCAAGCGGGGGGCGTTCCCAAAGGTGAGGAGATTATCCAAGAGTGCGAAATCGGCCTGGTGCGTATCCGTCGCGAAGGCGATGAGCTGGCCTTTATAGCTCCGCCGTTGTTGCGTAGCGGTGCCGTTGAAGCGCCCTTGCTGGAACGCGTGCGCTTGGGGCTCGGCCTGGCACCCGACGCCATTGTGCGTAGCCAATGGGTCGACAATGGCGCGGACTGGCTGGCAGTAATGCTCGCCGATCGCGAACAAGTACTGGCGCTGCAGCCGGATTACTCGCAACTGCATGGGTTGGCCATTGGCGTCATCGCGCCCTGTGACCCGGCGCGGGACGCTGTGGGCACGCACTTCGAAGTCCGCGCATTTATCGCGGGCGACAGCGCCCAGGAAGACCCGGCCACCGGCAGCCTGAATGCGGGCATTGCCCAATGGTTACTGGGTGAAGGCCTTGCGCCGAGCCGCTACGTAGTCAGCCAAGGTACGGCCATTGGGCGCGCCGGGCGTATTCGCGTCGATCGCCAAGGTGATGAAATCTGGATCGGCGGCGCCGTTTCGGTGTGCATCGAAGGGCGCGTACAGCTCTAG
- the mnmH gene encoding tRNA 2-selenouridine(34) synthase MnmH gives MATDITDYRDIFLNDRPMMDTRAPIEFTKGAFPGVINLPLMTDDERQRVGTCYKQQGQQAAIVLGHELVSGATKAERIEQWAQFAKANPEGYLYCFRGGLRSQIVQQWLKTEAGIEYPRVGGGYKAMRTFLLETLEHATAECDFVLLGGMTGTGKTEVLGQLRNALDLEGHANHRGSSFGKRATSQPSNIDFENRLAVDLLKRRAAGVEQFVVEDESRTIGSCALPLPLHKGMQTFPMVWLEDSIEGRVERILRDYVVDLCAEFIQVFGDNGQALFAERLTQSLANIHKRLGGERFQRLQAILQDALAEQARSGAVELHRVWIEGLLREYYDPMYAFQRESKGARIEFAGEQSAVVEYLRERIARSA, from the coding sequence ATGGCAACTGACATCACCGACTACCGCGACATCTTCCTCAACGACCGGCCGATGATGGATACCCGCGCGCCAATCGAGTTCACCAAGGGCGCATTTCCCGGGGTGATCAACCTGCCGCTGATGACCGACGACGAGCGCCAGCGGGTCGGCACTTGCTACAAGCAGCAGGGCCAGCAGGCGGCAATCGTTTTGGGGCATGAACTGGTGTCCGGGGCGACCAAGGCCGAGCGCATCGAGCAGTGGGCGCAGTTTGCCAAGGCCAACCCTGAGGGTTATTTGTATTGTTTTCGCGGCGGTCTGCGTTCGCAGATCGTGCAGCAATGGCTGAAGACCGAAGCCGGTATCGAGTACCCGCGGGTGGGCGGTGGCTACAAGGCCATGCGTACCTTTCTGCTGGAGACGCTGGAGCACGCCACGGCAGAGTGTGATTTCGTGTTGTTGGGCGGCATGACCGGCACCGGCAAGACCGAAGTGCTCGGCCAACTGCGCAACGCCCTGGACTTGGAAGGCCACGCCAACCATCGTGGCTCCAGCTTCGGCAAACGCGCGACATCACAACCCTCAAACATCGACTTCGAAAACCGCTTGGCCGTGGACCTGCTCAAAAGACGCGCGGCCGGCGTCGAGCAGTTTGTCGTCGAGGACGAAAGTCGCACGATCGGCAGTTGCGCGCTGCCCTTGCCGTTGCACAAGGGCATGCAGACATTTCCAATGGTGTGGTTGGAAGACAGTATTGAAGGCCGCGTCGAAAGAATCCTGCGCGATTACGTGGTCGACCTCTGCGCCGAGTTCATCCAGGTATTTGGCGACAATGGCCAGGCGCTGTTTGCCGAACGCCTGACCCAGAGCTTGGCCAATATCCACAAACGCCTGGGCGGCGAGCGCTTCCAGCGGTTGCAGGCAATCCTGCAGGACGCTTTGGCCGAGCAGGCCCGCAGCGGTGCGGTGGAACTGCATCGGGTGTGGATCGAGGGCTTGTTGCGCGAGTACTACGACCCGATGTACGCCTTCCAGCGTGAAAGCAAAGGCGCGCGGATCGAGTTTGCGGGCGAGCAGAGCGCGGTGGTGGAGTACCTGCGCGAGCGCATTGCCAGGTCAGCATAA
- a CDS encoding DUF4349 domain-containing protein, with amino-acid sequence MRHLDGTTKPLLLILLAGLALAGCSPKDHPRATVINGEQGRAGAQLAYEHELTLALPGALLAPRMQATREACESARFGACNILGITEDGNGGEIILRIAPTGVEPMVALAAEGGKLGQRITTAEDLADAVADVRRRQDRLQAQQQRLDELTKRKDITVSDLIALSKEQAGIENELQELAQVAAGQQRRLDTNRVTLNFRSSDGANQPSRFSRMFSNLGDNLVGGTADALERASYVLPFVILAFPVVWLWVSVARCRIVTMISASCSADTAHPLAWQTKLSSGCE; translated from the coding sequence ATGCGCCACCTGGACGGCACAACAAAACCGCTGCTTTTAATCTTGCTGGCCGGCTTGGCCCTGGCCGGTTGTTCGCCCAAGGATCACCCTCGCGCCACCGTGATCAACGGCGAACAGGGCCGAGCCGGCGCGCAATTGGCGTATGAGCACGAGCTGACCCTGGCCCTGCCCGGCGCCCTGCTCGCACCGCGCATGCAGGCAACTCGCGAGGCCTGTGAGTCGGCACGCTTTGGCGCCTGCAATATCCTGGGCATCACCGAGGATGGCAACGGCGGCGAGATCATCTTGCGCATTGCGCCCACCGGCGTGGAGCCGATGGTCGCACTGGCCGCCGAAGGTGGAAAACTCGGCCAGCGCATCACCACCGCCGAAGACCTGGCCGACGCAGTCGCCGATGTGCGCCGTCGCCAGGACCGCCTGCAAGCCCAGCAGCAACGCCTCGACGAACTGACCAAACGCAAGGACATCACCGTCAGCGACCTGATCGCCTTGAGCAAGGAACAGGCCGGCATCGAAAACGAACTGCAGGAACTCGCCCAGGTCGCCGCCGGCCAGCAACGCCGCCTTGATACCAACCGCGTGACCCTGAATTTCCGCTCATCCGATGGCGCGAACCAGCCGTCACGCTTCAGCCGGATGTTCAGCAACCTGGGCGACAACCTAGTGGGCGGCACAGCAGACGCCTTGGAGCGCGCCAGTTATGTGCTGCCGTTCGTGATCCTGGCGTTCCCGGTGGTGTGGCTGTGGGTGTCTGTGGCGCGTTGTCGAATCGTCACGATGATCAGCGCTTCATGCAGCGCTGATACCGCTCATCCACTCGCTTGGCAAACCAAGCTGTCGTCAGGTTGCGAGTGA
- a CDS encoding histidine phosphatase family protein, whose amino-acid sequence MRIKPLCLARRLKRYSYIMLPLLVVGGAIGLTLESRISSAGPVDGVQTLVFLRHGEKPAGGLGQLNCQGLNRAMNLATVLPQKFGNANYVFAPNPTRNVEEGEKDNSYSYIRPLMTISPSAIKLGLPVNIKFSANDTSDLADELVEDKYHNSIIYTAWSHGYLPELINKVASEASGEKHTITDDWSGSDFDTLYVLTLTWHNGKASLLSRNYKQGLDNGQQTCPDATQTAADI is encoded by the coding sequence ATGAGAATCAAGCCTTTGTGCCTTGCTCGTCGCCTTAAACGTTACTCATACATCATGTTGCCGCTGCTCGTGGTCGGCGGCGCGATCGGTCTGACCCTGGAATCACGAATCAGCAGCGCCGGGCCGGTAGACGGCGTACAAACCCTGGTATTCCTGCGCCACGGCGAAAAACCCGCCGGCGGCCTCGGCCAGCTGAACTGCCAAGGCCTGAACCGCGCCATGAACCTGGCCACCGTGCTACCGCAAAAATTCGGTAATGCCAACTATGTGTTTGCCCCCAACCCGACGCGCAATGTCGAAGAAGGCGAAAAGGACAATTCGTACAGCTACATTCGCCCGTTGATGACCATCAGCCCTAGCGCCATCAAGCTCGGCCTGCCGGTTAACATCAAATTCTCGGCCAACGACACCAGCGACCTCGCTGACGAGCTGGTGGAAGACAAGTACCACAACTCGATCATCTACACCGCCTGGTCCCACGGCTACCTGCCGGAGCTGATCAACAAGGTGGCCAGTGAAGCCTCGGGTGAAAAACACACCATCACCGACGATTGGTCAGGCAGTGACTTCGACACCTTGTATGTACTGACCTTGACCTGGCATAACGGCAAGGCCTCCCTGCTCAGCCGCAACTACAAGCAAGGCCTGGATAACGGCCAGCAGACGTGCCCGGATGCAACGCAGACCGCTGCGGATATCTGA
- a CDS encoding DUF1615 domain-containing protein: MYSSRLILCLTTLLVLAGCSTSRSPQQPERSEAEVTAQIVRLLPASVPDRKGWAQDIYTAFDTQKIFPSTENICAVLAVTEQESTYQVYPAVPNMGKIAQDEILRRAGKVHVPAFVVRSALQLRSPTGKSYADRLSAARTEKDLSGIFDDFISVVPLGNTLFGGFNPVHTAGPMQVSIDFAQKQARGYPYTVDGTIRREVFTRRGGMYFGIAHLLGYPVNYDQPLYRFADFNAGWYASRNAAFQAALSRVTGTELALDGDLIRYGSLLPGTTELAVRSLGAKLDMRNPSIRSQLEKGEQLDFEETTLYKRVYALADKAAGKPMPRAILPGIVLKSPKITRNLTTAWFAKRVDERYQRCMKR; this comes from the coding sequence ATGTATTCAAGCCGCCTGATCCTGTGCCTCACCACGTTGCTGGTGCTGGCCGGTTGCTCCACTTCACGCAGCCCGCAACAGCCGGAACGCAGCGAGGCCGAGGTGACCGCGCAGATTGTGCGGCTGCTGCCGGCATCGGTACCGGACCGTAAAGGCTGGGCCCAGGATATCTACACCGCCTTTGACACCCAGAAGATCTTCCCCAGCACCGAAAATATCTGCGCCGTGCTGGCGGTGACCGAGCAAGAGTCCACGTACCAAGTTTACCCTGCGGTGCCAAACATGGGCAAGATCGCCCAGGATGAAATCTTGCGGCGCGCCGGCAAGGTCCATGTGCCGGCCTTTGTGGTACGTAGCGCGCTGCAATTGCGCTCGCCCACGGGCAAGTCCTACGCCGATCGCTTGAGTGCTGCGCGCACGGAGAAGGACCTGAGTGGGATCTTTGACGATTTCATCAGCGTGGTGCCCTTGGGCAATACCTTGTTCGGCGGTTTCAACCCGGTGCATACCGCAGGCCCCATGCAAGTCAGCATCGACTTTGCACAGAAACAGGCGCGGGGTTATCCCTACACGGTGGATGGCACGATTCGCCGGGAAGTCTTCACGCGTCGCGGCGGCATGTATTTCGGTATCGCCCACTTGCTGGGCTACCCGGTCAATTATGACCAGCCGTTGTACCGCTTTGCTGACTTCAACGCCGGTTGGTACGCCAGCCGTAATGCCGCGTTCCAGGCAGCGCTCAGCCGTGTCACCGGTACCGAGTTGGCGCTAGATGGGGACTTGATTCGTTACGGTTCATTATTGCCGGGCACCACCGAGCTGGCGGTGCGCTCCCTGGGCGCCAAGTTGGACATGCGCAACCCCAGTATCCGCAGCCAGTTGGAGAAGGGTGAGCAATTGGACTTTGAGGAAACCACCCTCTACAAACGCGTGTATGCACTGGCTGATAAAGCTGCGGGCAAGCCAATGCCAAGGGCGATCTTGCCGGGCATCGTGCTCAAGAGCCCGAAGATCACTCGCAACCTGACGACAGCTTGGTTTGCCAAGCGAGTGGATGAGCGGTATCAGCGCTGCATGAAGCGCTGA
- a CDS encoding CoA transferase subunit A, producing the protein MAGFDKRVASYEEALAGLEDGMTVLSGGFGLCGIPENLIAEIKRKGTRDLTVVSNNCGVDGFGLGVLLEQKQISKVIASYVGENALFEKQLLSGEIEVVLTPQGTLAEKMRAGGAGIPAFFTATGVGTPVAEGKETREFNGRPYLMEESITGDFAIVKGWKADHFGNVIYRHTAQNFNPLAATAGKITVVEVEEIVEPGELDPAQIHTPGIYVDRIICGTFEKRIEQRTVRK; encoded by the coding sequence ATGGCAGGTTTCGATAAACGCGTGGCGTCCTATGAAGAAGCGCTGGCTGGCCTGGAAGACGGCATGACCGTGCTTTCCGGTGGTTTTGGCCTGTGCGGCATTCCGGAAAACCTCATCGCCGAGATCAAGCGCAAAGGCACCCGCGATCTGACCGTCGTCTCCAACAATTGCGGCGTCGACGGTTTCGGCCTCGGCGTGCTGCTGGAACAAAAACAGATCAGCAAAGTGATCGCGTCCTACGTCGGTGAAAACGCCCTGTTCGAGAAGCAATTGCTCAGCGGCGAAATCGAAGTGGTACTGACGCCCCAAGGCACCCTGGCGGAAAAAATGCGCGCAGGCGGCGCAGGTATCCCGGCGTTCTTCACCGCCACCGGCGTCGGCACCCCCGTTGCCGAAGGCAAGGAAACCCGTGAATTCAATGGCCGCCCGTACCTGATGGAAGAGTCCATCACCGGTGACTTCGCCATCGTCAAAGGCTGGAAAGCCGACCATTTCGGCAACGTCATTTATCGCCACACCGCCCAGAACTTCAACCCGCTGGCGGCCACCGCCGGCAAGATCACCGTGGTCGAAGTCGAGGAAATCGTCGAACCGGGCGAGCTGGACCCGGCGCAGATCCACACCCCAGGCATCTACGTCGACCGGATCATCTGCGGCACCTTCGAGAAGCGCATCGAACAGCGCACTGTCCGCAAATAA